GGCACAGGGATGACTTGGTTCACCAGCCACGCGACAACGACGACGACCGCGACCGACCAGATACTCATCCGTCGGGTTCGCAGCGGATCGGCCGCTCGCCACCAGCGAGCCAGGAAAAAGATCGCTGCAAAGTGAGCCATCATCGCCGGCAACAGGATCTCACCCGAGCCGGAATACATGTGACGGGGCAGATCCCAGGCGACGCGATTCAGATCGAAGCCGGAATCCATCGGGATCATCAACCCGCGTCCCAGGCCATATGCGATTGCGCCAACCGCCGCGCCGACTCCCAATTGAACGATGCGTCGCGGAAGTCCTTCGGCTTCGTCGCTTTCCCAAGCTTTGCCCAACCCCAGCATCAACCAGGCACCGGCGAGCGCCGTCGCCGCACCCCAGGCGAAGGGAGCGATCGCGCGGGCCCCGCCATCTCCTTCGGCGATGCCAAACATCGCCGCCACCCAGCCTAAAACGCCGAGCACGATCAATGCTGTCGTCCACGATTCGGTGAGTTCCGCCGCGCGGGTGCGAAGCGGTTTGCCAGCCAATTCGCGGCGGGCCATCATTCGCCACTGCTGCCGCGTCGGCGCCATCTTCTGCCGCCGCTGGGCGTCGACCGCCGCCGCGTGCGCCGCGGCATAACTCGGCTGGCGTTGATTGGTTAATACCATCGTGCGAATCACGTAATACGGAATGTAGAGCATCGCCAACAGCGACAGCATTGGCAGCAACCAGGCGGAGTTCATCAACAGGATCACCACCGCAACGATGACAACGATCAAGCGGCCCAGCGGGTTGGCACTGCGATCGTGCCACCAGTGATTCAGATCGTGAGCACTCTTGTGCACGGCAAAGGCAAGCGGTTCACTCGGCGCCTTCTTCGCGTTGTGGACCGGCCCGGAGTTCATCGCCGGCCCGGCAGCGTGGTTCCGTGGATTGTTTTGTTGTGCGTAGTGAGGCGTTGGCGGATCGGAAACCAATTCGGCAAGGATCGGCCGCGCGTGCGCATCGGGATCGAGTTGGGCGAGCCCATGTTTATCGAGCAACATCCCCAGCGGTTCCAACAGCTCGGCGACGCTCTTCTGCCGCGCATCGGGATTCTTTTGCAACGCTTTGGCGATCACGCCGCGGAAGGGCGGTTCGACCTGCGACAGATCGGGATCGCTGGTCAAGTGCTTCATGATGATCTCGTGAGACGATTCGCCGTTGAAGGGAACGTCTCCGGTCAACAGTTCGAACAAGATGATCCCAAGGGCGTAGATATCGATCTCTTTGCCATAGTCTCCGCGGCCGATCTCCGGTGCCATGTAGTGGAACGTGCCGACGCTTTCGGTGTTGCCTCCGCGGCGCGAACAGGAGATGAACTTGCTGAGTCCATAGTCGCCGATCTTGAAGATCCCATCGTCGTCGAAGATGTTCCCCGGTTTGAGATCGCGATGCACGATCCCGTGGTCGTGCAGGTAGGCGACGCCGGCTGCCAGATCGCCGAACCAACGCAGCGCTTGTTCGCGGGGAAGGCCTTGGCGGTTGCGATCGAGTTCTTCGCGGAGCGTCGCCCCGGCGACATACTCCATCAAGATCCAAGCCTGATCGTTGTCGTCGTACCGCACGTCGTACAGCGAGACCAGGTTGGGATGCTTCAGATTCATGCAGTGCCCGACGCCACGCAGCTCGATATCGAGATTGCGTTGGACGCGTTTCAGTGCAACTTCTTTGCCCGCACCGCTGACAGCGAAATAGACCTCGCCAAATCCGCCTACACCGATCCCACGCTTGATCGTGTATCCCTTTAAGGGTTCGTCGCCGGTGGCGTAGGTGAATTTCATCGTTGAGCCTGTTTTCGGCAAATCCTCGTCGCCTAGCGGATGAGGAGCGTATCGCGTCGATTCTATTTTATCTGCTAATGCGGGCATCGCGTTGTGTTCCTTATCGGACAGCGTCGTCGCAGCACCGATGCGCGCCGAGCCATCGGAAGTTGGGTCCGAGTTAACAGGCCGGATCGAATTGCGTTTGAGGCGCGAAAACATTCAACTAGTCCCGTTTTTCGTGCTTTTCATAACCGCTCCATCGACATCGCCAGCGTTTCTCCTTCGATCCGACAGTCGGGATTTAATACCGCCGTCTGCCCGGCCGGCGTCCCATCGACGACCAACGGTTCCTCGCTACGGATCCGCCAATCGTCTCCCGAAACAAACAGGATCGCGTCGCTGGTCCAATGCGGGCATTGGATATGAGCCCCTTGCGAGGGCCCGATCACGCAGGTGTCGGCCAGCAGGATCACCCCGTCGGCGCGGGGCTGCGTGCGATGACGGCTGACCAAATTCAATCGCGCCGACGAACTCAGCGGATGTGTTTTGTGAAACTGGAACTCGACCACGCTCCCCAGTTGAAACCGATCGCCGGTTCGCAGCAGGGTAGGGCGGTCCAACGGTTCGCCTTGCAGACGCGTTGGCGCCAGTGGTTGCAACACGTAATCGCTCCCCTGACGGCGAACCGCCGCAGCCCGTCGCGAGAGATCGCCTTGGACATTGATCTCGACCGACGAACCCGCTCCCGGCCCACCGATCAACCACTCGTCGCCGGCGACGATCAAGAAGCCCCCCACACCATCGATCCACAGCATCCGCGCGTTCTTGCTATCGCTGCCGCGGTCGCCATGCGATCGGTCGTGCGGTCGATCTTCCACCACGCTGTTCACCTCGATTGTCGAACCAGCTAAAAATTCGTTGTTCCACGACGGCAGCCCGGTTGGATTAACAACCGGGCCACAGGTCATCGCTTGACTTCCACCCACCGTCGATCAGTCGATCTGAATCATCGCAACGGAATCTTCAGCGGTAGGTTGGTCGCCGTTGAAGTAGGTCGAGACCTGATTCAAGATGTCCTCGTCCGACTCCTCGGTCAACTCGATCGTACCGTAATACTGATTGTCGACAGCCAACAGCTCTTCGTCGACTTCGATCCGCGTGCGGATGCTGTCGATCAGATCGCGGGTTCGCGACAGATGGCTATCGTCCAGGTTCAGCGAGCTGGCGGCGTGGGCAACTTGGTTGGCTGCGTATTGAGCCTGCAAGTTTTCGACTTCGACTTCCAACTGACGCTTTGCCGACAACATCTCATCCATCCGGTCCTTGGCCGCTTGCAGCGTCTTCTCACGCGCGGTGAGCATTTGTTGCAGCTTGTCCACGGTTGCCTTTTGGGTCTTAAATCGGTTGAAGCGACCCGACAGATCGTCTTTGACTTGGTCGGCACTATAAGTTCGCTTGGCGTAAACGAACCGCGTGTCGCCACTTTGCAGATCGGCGGTCAAACGCATGATGTCGCGTTCGGCCGAAGCCAACATGTCGGCCTTCGAATCGATCTGCTTTTGAAGCTTCGCGACGTGGATTTTTTCCGACGCGATCAACTTCATGTTCTTGGCGATCTCCGGCTGCAGGTCGTCGATCATCTGACGGGCACGATCGATTTCCACGTTTACCGGGACGACATCTTTGACCGCATCGCGAGCGTAACCGAACCCGGTCTTCATATAGCTCGACATTCCGGTCCCAAAAACGAGCCCAGAAAGCAACAGGGCCAGGCTACCGCCAACTAGGGTTTTCTTAATCATCACACTTACTCTCTATCTAAATTTGACTTTGCATTCCCTGAATTCTTGCGACCCCACCAAGGATCCACGTTCCATTCATCCAGTAGTTCGCCGCCGCCGCGGGGATCTTGGTGAATCGAACCGAAAATTTTTCCAGGTCGGAACAATTGCCCGTCCTTCCAAGGGAAAAGCCTGATTTGCCGCAGAGTTCTTTTGGTTTGCTGGGCGAACTCGATTAAGTTCGAGAAAGGAGAGGGAACCCTGGCACGCTGGAAGCCGTATTAAAGAGACAATGCTGCCTTTTTGAGACATTCGCGTCCTAAAAAAGCAGCGCGGTAAACCGCGTCAGAATTTAGGCAAGTTGACTTAACTTGATAGAGCAAAAGGAGTTAAGCGTTCTCAGCAAGAATTGCCATGTCACCATGGCACGTTGATTGCTCCGAACCTTTATTCAGAAGAATCGGTCTTAATTGGCATCGACCGCAACCGCGGCAATGCCGATAAACGATACTAGGGACTGTCGAACCGGGAGACGAATTATGTCGCCAATCTATTCCAATCCGAAAAACGGAACTGCCACCACGCTTCCTATCGAAGCGACTTGGGCAGAGCTCTCCGAACGGACAGACAAAGCCGATACCAGCGCTTTGGCTCAATGGATCGAGGCAGATCTCGAGCGTATCGAAAATCAGTTGAGCGATTTCATTACGCCCAACACGCTGAAGAAGTCGTTGCGCAGCGGACGCTAACGACGATTGAAGCACTCGCGGCGGGGGAAACCGCCCACCGCGATCGATCATTCTATAGGCCTAAGCTTCGAACTTGCCCAAGCAGAGGGTGACGTTCTGGCCACCAAAACCGAAGCTGTTGTTCAACGCATACTTCACTTTGGCCTGCCGCGCTTCGTTGGGCACGTAATCCAGATCGCAAAGCGGATCGGGATTTTCATAATTGATCGTCGGTGGCAGCACGCTGTCGCGAATCGCTAGCAAACAGACGATCATCTCGGTCACGCCCGCTGCGGCAATCAAGTGCCCCATCATGCTCTTGGTACTGCTGACCGGCGTCTTATAAGCGTTGTCGCCAAAGACCTGCTTGCATGCTAGCGTTTCGACCTTGTCGTTGACCGTCGTGCTGGTTCCGTGAGCATTGACGTAATCGATGTCCTCGGGATTCAGTCCCGCATCGCTGATCGCCATCCGCATGCTTGCAATTCCGCCGTGCCCATCGGGTGGAATGTCGGTGATCCGAAACGCGTCGGCGGTCGTTCCATAACCGAGGATCTCACCGTAGATCGGGGCCCCACGGCGGCGAGCGTGTTCGAGTTCTTCGAGCACAACCATGCCGGAACCCTCCCCCAAAACAAACCCATCGCGACGGGCGTCGAACGGGCGGCTGGCCGATGTCGGGTTGGCGTTGTTCTCGCTGAGAGCCGTCAGCAGATTAAATCCGGTGACGCCAAAGGGATGGATCATGCTGTGCGTGCCGCCGGAAAGCATCACGTCGGCATCGCCGCGACGGATGATCTCGGTCGCTTCACCGATCGCTTGGCTGCTGGCCGCACAAGCTGTCAGACAGTTGTAGTTGGGCCCTTGAGCGTTGAACATCGCCGCCAGATGGGCCGCCGGCATGTTCGGTTCCTGTTCCAATTCGACCAGCGGATTGAGTACTTCCAGTCCCTTCTGCAGGAACTTGGCCATGTCGTACTCGCCCCCCTCCATCGCCACGGTCATCATGTCGGTGAAGGTGACAAAGTCCTGGTTTCCTTCGCCGCTGCCCAGGTAGACGCCAAAGCGATGCGGGGCGACGCCGGCGTCCATGATCCCGCTTTCACTGATCGCCTGCTTCGCCGCACCGGCGGCAAACTTGGTGTGCCGGCCGCGGTGCTTCCACAATTCGGGATCTTCGCCGGTATCTGTGATGTCCCAACCCTTCACCTCTGCCGAGATTTGGGTCGGAAAACCTTTGGCGTTAAACAACGTCGTGTACCCGACGCCGCTTTGACCCTCCTGCAAGCCTTTCCATACGGTGGTTGGATCATGTCCCATGGGGTTGATCATACCGATGCCAGTGACGACAACGCGTGGACGCATGGTGTTACCTTTGAAGATGCAAATATTTGGACAGATTGGATTTTTGATTTGCGATTCCCGCAGCCTACCGATCTTCGATGTGGCGAAGCGACGGAGACCGTCGGGACGGCTGATCGGGAAGCTTTTGATCCAAAGCTGAAAACGTGAGTTTACCGGTTGGGAAAATCGCGAGCCCGAATCGCGAAACTTAAGCGTAGCCGAACTTGCCGCCGATTGGTATTCGGGTTTCCCCTCGGATCCGAGCGATCTCGCCGGCTAGGACCCGACAATTGCGGATCCCCGCGTGGCGGCAGGGAGAACCAGTGGTCAATCCTCTTCCGCCAGCCGGGTTGGATTTGCTGGCGGCTTTAGGTTGCCGGAGTCGATTCGTCGTCCAGCAGATTCTTGGAGACTGGCAGCGGATTTCCGTCGGCATCCTGAGCAACTTCCCACAATCGCATCAGCCGCAACATCGTCAGCAGATTGGCTGGATTGAACAGCTGGCCGGTGCCAAAGCGTTCCTCGTCCAGGAAGGCAAACAACATCTGGACTTCCGCCTGCAGTTTGCCTTCGCAGTAACTGGTTCCGGTGATCACCGCCCCATCGTTCTGCAGATCGTCGATCGTGGCGGTGTAGTGCAGGGTATCGCCGGGGCGAGCGGGTTGGTGGAATTTGGCTTTCCCAACCTTCGCCAGCACGATCCGCTGTTGAAAATCGAAGCACTCCGAGACCAGGATCCCGCCGGTCTGGGCGAGACCTTCGATGATCAGAGTGTTGGGAAAGACGGGGTGCGCCGGCAGATATTCGTCGACCGGTTCCTCGGTCAACGAGATATTTTTGATCGCTTCGGCGCGCTCACGGCTCTTG
Above is a genomic segment from Rosistilla ulvae containing:
- a CDS encoding FHA domain-containing protein — encoded protein: MTCGPVVNPTGLPSWNNEFLAGSTIEVNSVVEDRPHDRSHGDRGSDSKNARMLWIDGVGGFLIVAGDEWLIGGPGAGSSVEINVQGDLSRRAAAVRRQGSDYVLQPLAPTRLQGEPLDRPTLLRTGDRFQLGSVVEFQFHKTHPLSSSARLNLVSRHRTQPRADGVILLADTCVIGPSQGAHIQCPHWTSDAILFVSGDDWRIRSEEPLVVDGTPAGQTAVLNPDCRIEGETLAMSMERL
- a CDS encoding 3-hydroxyacyl-ACP dehydratase FabZ family protein; its protein translation is MRWFWIDRFTYFKSRERAEAIKNISLTEEPVDEYLPAHPVFPNTLIIEGLAQTGGILVSECFDFQQRIVLAKVGKAKFHQPARPGDTLHYTATIDDLQNDGAVITGTSYCEGKLQAEVQMLFAFLDEERFGTGQLFNPANLLTMLRLMRLWEVAQDADGNPLPVSKNLLDDESTPAT
- a CDS encoding beta-ketoacyl-[acyl-carrier-protein] synthase family protein yields the protein MRPRVVVTGIGMINPMGHDPTTVWKGLQEGQSGVGYTTLFNAKGFPTQISAEVKGWDITDTGEDPELWKHRGRHTKFAAGAAKQAISESGIMDAGVAPHRFGVYLGSGEGNQDFVTFTDMMTVAMEGGEYDMAKFLQKGLEVLNPLVELEQEPNMPAAHLAAMFNAQGPNYNCLTACAASSQAIGEATEIIRRGDADVMLSGGTHSMIHPFGVTGFNLLTALSENNANPTSASRPFDARRDGFVLGEGSGMVVLEELEHARRRGAPIYGEILGYGTTADAFRITDIPPDGHGGIASMRMAISDAGLNPEDIDYVNAHGTSTTVNDKVETLACKQVFGDNAYKTPVSSTKSMMGHLIAAAGVTEMIVCLLAIRDSVLPPTINYENPDPLCDLDYVPNEARQAKVKYALNNSFGFGGQNVTLCLGKFEA
- a CDS encoding serine/threonine-protein kinase → MKFTYATGDEPLKGYTIKRGIGVGGFGEVYFAVSGAGKEVALKRVQRNLDIELRGVGHCMNLKHPNLVSLYDVRYDDNDQAWILMEYVAGATLREELDRNRQGLPREQALRWFGDLAAGVAYLHDHGIVHRDLKPGNIFDDDGIFKIGDYGLSKFISCSRRGGNTESVGTFHYMAPEIGRGDYGKEIDIYALGIILFELLTGDVPFNGESSHEIIMKHLTSDPDLSQVEPPFRGVIAKALQKNPDARQKSVAELLEPLGMLLDKHGLAQLDPDAHARPILAELVSDPPTPHYAQQNNPRNHAAGPAMNSGPVHNAKKAPSEPLAFAVHKSAHDLNHWWHDRSANPLGRLIVVIVAVVILLMNSAWLLPMLSLLAMLYIPYYVIRTMVLTNQRQPSYAAAHAAAVDAQRRQKMAPTRQQWRMMARRELAGKPLRTRAAELTESWTTALIVLGVLGWVAAMFGIAEGDGGARAIAPFAWGAATALAGAWLMLGLGKAWESDEAEGLPRRIVQLGVGAAVGAIAYGLGRGLMIPMDSGFDLNRVAWDLPRHMYSGSGEILLPAMMAHFAAIFFLARWWRAADPLRTRRMSIWSVAVVVVVAWLVNQVIPVPQPWGMLTAAAMAIAIQMAAVWKNPAHRIARVPGA